The DNA segment TAAGGCACCGGGCAGGGTTATGATAGTTAGGTTCACTTCAAACTACTTCAGCATTAAGACAAGTAAGGGTAACATGATTAGTGAACCCACTGTGGGTGACTTAGTTATTATACCTAAGGAGGATGCGATAGAGTTAGTCACTAACTTTAAGGTTGCTAAGGCGTATAGGATAAGGGTTAGGAGGCATTCCCCCTAAGCCACCTGATGGTTAACCTAACCGCATCAGCACTACTATACCTAGGGGACCAGCCTAATTTACTTAACTTATCAGTATCAAGAAGCATGTACTTGACGTCACCTAACCAACCTCTACCATCCGGGGTCATGGCCTTAGTAACTATGTTAACGTCCCTTAACCCAAGTTCCTCAATAACTATCCTAGCTATGTCCATTACCGTGACCCAATCCTTATTACCAACATTAAATGCCTGCTCCTGGAGGCTACCGTTAGTTAGCTTATTGAATAGGAATACTGTTGCATCAACAGCATCATCAATGTATAGGTAACTCTTCCTTTGGCTACCATCACCAAGAACCTCAAGTTCCCTAGGGTTCTTGGTGAGTTTAACGTAGAAGTCGTATATTACACCATGCCTTGACCTGGGTCCAACAATGTTGGCGTACCTTAAGTTAACAACTCTAATACCGTAAAGCCTGGAGTACGTACCTAGTATAATTTCCCCAGCTGCCTTAGTGGCACCGTAGACGCTTATGGGCATTATTGGATGATCCTCAGGTGTTGGTAAAACCTTAGCATCACCATACACTGTGCTACTACTGGCGAAGACAATGTACTTAACGTCATTCACCCTAGCGGCCTCAGCAACATTAAAGGTTGCAGTGAGGTTATTGTCGAAGTGGCTCCTAGGCTCCACTGAAGATACCCTAACTTCAGGATTAGCGGCTAAGTGGAATACCGCGTAGGCACCCTTAAACTCACTGACCCAGTCCCCCCAATACCTAAGGTCAGCCTTAACAACATTAACCCTACCTGTACTTAAGGACTCCTTAAGGTTACCTGCATCACCACTACTGAAGTTATCAATAACAGTAACCTCATAACCATTCTTAACAAGCCTATCCACCAGGTGGCTTCCTATGAAGCCGGCTCCACCAGTTACAATTACCCTGCTCATTATAACCCTAGTTAACTAAGTTCATAAGACCTTCTTAAAGCTTAACCCCAATGAGTTAGCATTAACAGTGAATTCACATGATAAGAGTGAACGATAATCATTATCATTTATGATGATGTTAGTTTTAAGTTATAATGACGTCATTTTACGGTATCCTCCTATAGTGAACTAGTGAACTTAATGTAGGCAGGTTTGATTTCCCCTTAATACTGGGGATTCATAGTTAACGCATGGTCTTACCACAACTGGGTGCATCAGTAGTGATGCACGCTTTATTGATGAGGGTTTTCAAGTCCTCATGGAGCACTGAACCCTACTAAATCCTTAAAAATGCTTAAATTAGTGGCTGGGTAATGGCAACAGTAAGCGCGCACTCTAGGCCAAGGCCGAAGCTTTATGGACCGGAGGTTTACTACTGTACATCATGCGGTAATCCAATTGCACCGTTTAAGAGGGCAACCCACTTCCTATGCCCAAACTGCGGTAAGTATGAGATTTGGAGATGTGAACGCTGCAGGAGGGAGGGTAATGTCTATAAGTGCCCTGTATGCGGCTTTGAGGGTCCTTAATTAAACCACTTACCCCAATGTTGATTCATTTTCATGATTACGTAATGTTAATTAAGTGACTTACATTGAACCATGCTTTAATTTACCGGTACAGTAAATTTTATATAATGCGTAATTTAGGGGACATGGTGAATTAAATGGCTCAAATATACTACGTGTACAGGGTTACCCCAAGTAGGGAGGATGTTGATTACGAGAAGCTTAAGCAAGCTATCAAGGGTAAGCTTGAACCTAAGTACCCTGTTAAGGGTATTGAGGAGGAGGAGATAGGCTTCGGTATTAAGGCGTTAAAGATACACATAGTTATACCGGAGTCCGATGAGTACACTAGTGATGAAATCGAGAATATACTATCCCAGATAGAGGACATTGGGGGTATTGAACTAGAGTACTTCACTAGGGTTAGTTTCTAAAAATACGCTTAGCCTTAAGGGGCTTCATTGTTTTCCTCATGCCTATGGATTGCAGCGCATTAAAAGTTTTATAAACCCATAGTTTAATTCTCCCCTATGTCCAGTGAGGAGGATT comes from the Caldivirga sp. genome and includes:
- a CDS encoding NAD-dependent epimerase/dehydratase family protein; translation: MSRVIVTGGAGFIGSHLVDRLVKNGYEVTVIDNFSSGDAGNLKESLSTGRVNVVKADLRYWGDWVSEFKGAYAVFHLAANPEVRVSSVEPRSHFDNNLTATFNVAEAARVNDVKYIVFASSSTVYGDAKVLPTPEDHPIMPISVYGATKAAGEIILGTYSRLYGIRVVNLRYANIVGPRSRHGVIYDFYVKLTKNPRELEVLGDGSQRKSYLYIDDAVDATVFLFNKLTNGSLQEQAFNVGNKDWVTVMDIARIVIEELGLRDVNIVTKAMTPDGRGWLGDVKYMLLDTDKLSKLGWSPRYSSADAVRLTIRWLRGNAS
- a CDS encoding zinc finger domain-containing protein, producing MATVSAHSRPRPKLYGPEVYYCTSCGNPIAPFKRATHFLCPNCGKYEIWRCERCRREGNVYKCPVCGFEGP
- a CDS encoding elongation factor 1-beta; its protein translation is MAQIYYVYRVTPSREDVDYEKLKQAIKGKLEPKYPVKGIEEEEIGFGIKALKIHIVIPESDEYTSDEIENILSQIEDIGGIELEYFTRVSF